The Streptomyces sp. WZ-12 genome segment GCGGTTCTCCTGCATCAGGACGACGATGTGCTCGACGTCCTTGATGGAACCGGCGCTGCGCCGGGCGGGGATGGCCGCGGCGCGGGCGATGCTGTTGGACAGCGCGGTGGCACCGGCGGTGGCGCCGGCTATCTGGAGGAAGCGCCGGCGGTTGATGTCAGCCATGTGTCTGGGGACCTCGTAGGTGGGGGGATCGGGGGGGAACGGGTGCGGACGGTGTTGCGGGCAGAGTGTTCCAAGAGGAACGGGGGTCGGGGAAGAGGAAGTGTCCCGGCCGTGACACTTCACCGTACGGCGGGCGAACTCCCAGGCCATGCGCGGCCCCGGCACGGCGAACGGCCGGCGGGCCACGGCAGTTGTGCCGTGGCCCGCCGGCCGCGCGGGGCCGCTCGGTGGCGCCGGCTCGGCGGCGCCACCGGAACGGGTGGCTAGACCAGCGACGCCTCCGACGGGGACGGTCCCGGGGCGACGGGCGGTTCGGCGACGGGCGCGGGCCCCACCGCGTCCGGCACGCCGCGCGGCGGCACCGGCGGGGTCACCGACGCGGCGCGGGCCGCCTCGACGCGGCGGGTGAACCAGATGACCTTGCCGTCCGGGGTGGCGCAGGTGCCCCAACTGTCGCTGAGCGCCGCGATCCTGGCGAGCCCGCCGCCGGTCGCGCCCTCCAGTCGCGGCAGCCGGGGGCCCCCGTCGGCGACCGAGGCGGTCAGATGGCTGCCGCTCCACCGGAGTTCGAGCACGCAGCGGGCGTCGGGGCCGATGTGGCGATGGACGTTGGTCAGGAGCTCGGCCACCCCCTCGCACATCGGCGGGATCTCCAACTCAAGGCGCCAGTGGCGCAGATGGGCGGCGACGATCCGCCGGATCTGGGGAACCCGCTCCGCCGAGGCGGGCAGTTCGACCGTGTAGTGCCGGTGTGGTGGTGTCATGTCGAGGCTCCTCACCGCGAGGCTCACGCCCTTCACCTCGTTGCACCAACGAACCCCGAACACGAAGAGTGAGCTTCCGTCACGAATGGCTGGAATGCCATGCTGACCCCGGGGTTACCGGCCCGCAACAGGGAGCCATCCGTTTGAGGTGACCTGCTCTCAGGTGAGCGGCTACGCCAGTGCCGTCAGGATCTTGTCGGGGGTCAGCGGCAGCTCCCGCAGCCGGACGCCGGTGGCGTGCCAGACCGCGTTGCCGAGCGCCGCAGCGGTGCCGACGATGCCGATCTCCCCGATGCCCTTGCTGCCCATGGGGTTGAGGTGGGGATCCTCCTCGTCGAGCCAGTACGCCTCGATGGCCGGGACGTCGGCGCACGCCGGGACGTGGTACGTCGCCAGGTCGCAGGCGGTGAAGTCGCCAAATGCGGGGTCGATCTCGCTTCCCTCGGTGAGGGCCATGCCCAGGCCCATGGTCATGCCGCCGATGAACTGGGAGCGTGCCGTACGGGAGTTGAGGATCCGTCCGGCCGCGTACTGGCCGAGCAGTCGGCGGGTCCGGACCTCGCCGGTGCGGGTGTCGACCTGGACCTCGGCGAAGACGGCGCCGAAGGCGTGTTGGGCGTAGGGGGAGGGCTCGGCGGTCTCCTCGCGGGTGTCCCGGGTGACCGTGAGGCCCTCGGCGGGGAGCGGCCCCTCGTGGTCGCGGAGCCGGTCCAGCAGTGCGGTGCACGCCTTGTGGACGGCCCAGCCCCAGGAGGCGGTGCCCATGGAGCCGCCGGCGAGCACGGCGGGCGGCAGGTCGCTGCTGCCGATGTCGACGTGGACGCGGTCCTCGGGGGCGCCGAGCGCGGCGGCCGCGATCTGGGTCAGGACGGTGCGGGCGCCGGTGCCGATGTCGGTGGCATTGACCCGGATCCGGTAGCCGCCGTCGGGGGCGGCGTGCGCCTGGGCGGTGCTGGCGCTGACGAAGGTGGGGTAGGTGGCCGAGGCGACGCCGGTGCCGAGCAGCAGGTCGCCCTCGCGGCGGACGGCGGGGCGCGGGTCGCGGGTCCCCCAGCCGAAGCGTTCCGCGCCCCGGCGCAGGCACTCGACGAGGTGCCGGCTGCTGAACGGGCGGCCGGTGTCCGGCTCGGTGTCGGTGTCGTTGCGGACCCGCAGTTCGACGGGGTCCAGGCCGAGGGCGACGGCGAGTTCGTCGAGCGCGGACTCCAGCGCGTACATGCCGGGGGCCTCGCCGGGGGCGCGCATCCAGGAGGGGGTGGGGACGTCGAGGGCGACGACCCGGTGCACGGTGCTGCTGTTGGGCGAGGTGTACATGATGCGGGCCGGGATCGCGGCCTGTTCGACGAACTCGGCGAGGGTGGAGGTGTGCGAGAGGCTCTCGTGGCCCAGGGCGGTGAGCACGCCGTCGGGGCCGGCGCCGAGCCGCACCCGTTGGATGGTGGGCGTGCGGTGGCCGACGACGGCGGCCAACTGCCGGCGCGGCAGGGCGAGTTTGACGGGGCGGCCGGTGTACCGGGCGGCCATCGCGGCGAGCACGACCTGCGGGCGGGGCGTCCCCTTGGAGCCGAAGCCGCCGCCGACGTGCTCGGAGACCACGGTGATGTCGTCGGTGCCGAGCTTGAACAGGGCGGCCAGGTCCTCGCACACCCTGGTGGCGCCCTGGCTCGCGTCGTGGACGGTGAGGTGGCCGTCGGTCCACTGGGCGGTGGCGGCGTGCGGCTCCATGGGGTGGTTGTGCAGCGGGGACATGGTGTAGGTGACGTCGACGGTGGTCGGTGCGGCGGCGAACGCCGCGTCGAAGTCGCCGCGTTCGCGGGCCCCGGGGCCGCCGAAGACCTCGTCCGGTACGTACAGCCCGGGGTGGTCGGCGGTGAGCAGCACGTCGTGGTCGTCGGCGGCGTAGCTGATGCGGACGGCCTCGGCGGCGTCCCGGGCGGTCTCCAGGGTGTCGGCGACGGCGAGCGCGACGTACCAACCGCGGTGCGGGACGCGGTCCTCCTGGAGGAGCGCGAGGGTCGCGTCGTCGGTGGCGCCGAGGCGGGGCGCGTTCTCGTGGGTGAGGACGGCGAGGACGCCGGGCAGGGCCAGCGCGTCGCGGGTGTCCACGGCGGTGATCCGGCCGCGGGCGATGGTGGCCGGGACCGGCCAGGCGTAGGCGCAGCCGGGCGGGGTGTGTTCGGCGGCGTAGCGGGCGGTGCCGGTGACCTTCTCGCGGCCCTCGCGGCGGACCAGGGGGGCGCCCAGCGGGAGAGGCGGTGTCAACGGCTCCGGGGTTTCGTGGCGCATGGCGCGGGTCCTTGGGGTCGGGGTGGGCGGGGTCAGCCGCGGGCGGCGAGGTCGACCAGGACGCCGACGGCGAGGGCACGGGCCAGCGGGACCTTGAAGCCGTTGTCGCGCAGCGGTGCGGCGGCGGCGAGTTCGGCGTCGGCGGCGCGGGCGAAGGTCTCCTCGGTGGCGGGCGCGCCGCGCAGCACAGCCTCGGCGGCGCGGGCCCGCCAGGGGCGGTGGGCCAACCCGCCGAAGGCGAGCGCGGCGTGCTCGACGGTGCCGTCGCGGACGGCCAGGACGGCGGCGACGGAGGCCAGCGCGAAGGCGAACGAGGCGCGGTCGCGGGCCTTGCGGTAGCGGGAGTGCGCGCCGGGGCGGGCCGGCGGCAGTTCGACGGCGGTGAGCAGTTCGCCGAGCCGGATCTCGGTGTCCCGTTCGGGGGTGTCGCCGGGCAACCGGTGGAACTCGGCGGCGGGGACGGCGCGTTCGCCCTCGGGGCCGCGCAGGTGCACGGTGGCGTCCAGGGCGGCGAGGGCGACGGCCATGTCGGAGGGCTGGGTGGCGACGCAGTGCGCGGAGTGGCCGAGGACGGCGAGGTCGCGGTGGGCGCCCTCGATGGCCGGGCAACCGGAGCCGGGCTGCCGCTTGTTGCACGGTTTGGCGGTGTCCTGGAAGTAGGTGCAGCGGGTGCGCTGGAGGAGGTTGCCGCCGGTGGTGGCGGTGTTGCGCAGTTGCCCGGAGGCGCCGGCCAACAGGGCCTGGGACAGCACCGGGTAGCGGTCGCGGACCGCGGGGGCCGCGGCGAGGTCGGCGTTGCGGACGGTGGCGCCGATGCGCAGCCCGCCGTCCGGGAGTTCCTCGATGCGGTCCAACGGGAGCCGGCTGACGTCGATGAGGGTGCGCGGCGCCTCGACGCCGAGCTTCATCAGGTCGACGAGGTTGGTGCCGCCGGCCAGGAACTGGGCGCCGGGCTGCCCGGCGGCGGCCCGCACCGCCTCGTCGACGCTGTCGACCCGGAGGTAGCCGAACGGCCTCATGCGCCGCCCACCTCCGCGCGTACGTCCGGCACTCCGGCCGCGTCGGCGACCGCCTCGACGATCCGGGGGTAGGCGCCGCAGCGGCACAGGTTGCCGCTCATCCGCTCGCGGATCTCGTCGGCGGTGAGCGCGACCGGCGCCCCGGAGCGCGCGGTGTGCGGGGTGACGTGGGAGGGGAAGCCGGCGGCCGCCTCGGCCAGGACGCCGAGCGCCGAGCAGATCTGGCCGGGGGTGCAGTAGCCGCACTGGAGGGCGTCGCGGTCCAGGAAGGCTTCCTGGAGGGGGTGCAGGCGGTCGCCGTCGGCGAGGCCCTCGATGGTGGTGATCCGGCGGCCGTCGTGCGCCACGGCCAGCAGCAGGCAACTGTTGGCGCGCCGGCCGTCGACCAGGACGGTGCAGGCGCCGCACTGCCCGTGGTCGCAGCCCTTCTTGGCGCCGGTGAGGCCGAGGTGCTCGCGGAGCAGGTCCAGGACGGTGGTGCGGTGGTCCAGGATCACGGTGTGCGGGGTGCCGTTGACGGTGAGGCTGAGTTCGGAGCGGCGGCCGTTGACCGGGCGGGGGCCGCCGGCGTCGTCCCCGGGCTCATCGGGCGGCATCAGGGGGCGCCCTTGGTGACGGTCTGCGGCAGCGTGGCCAGCCGCAGTTCGACCTCCTTCTCCTGGTCGCCGGCGGCCATGCCGAGGACGTCGACGGTGAAGGCGGACTTCAGTCCGGCGCAGAGCTGGTCCACGGCCCAGTAGCCGCCTTGGAGGGAGACGGTGACGGGGGCGGACAGCCGGCGCGGCTCGGGGGTGTCGCCGCGCTCGCTGACGTCGACGGTGGAGGTCCACACCGTCGCGCCCGGCCCGGCCACTTCGGTGGGGACGTCGTCCGCGGCGCGGTCGGAGTGGAAGGCGGTGCGCAGGACGCCGAAGACGGCGTGCGCGTCCTCGGTGCTGCAGCCCTCGACCTCCACGACGACCTCGGCCGCTACGTGTTCCGCGTGTGACGCCTGTTCCGCGCTGTTCACTGTGGGCCCTTCCCTCGGGGTGCCGGACGCTTCCAGGCTCGCCCGGCGTCCCGGAGCCGGCGACCCGAGGCTCGAAGGAGTGGTTTAAACGGGCGCACCGACCCGCCACACCAGCCCGGAGTTACGTTGTGTAGTCAGGGCGTGCTCTCCGTAATCGTCCTGTCGTCCCTGCCGCCCGCATCCCCAGGAGACCCGTTGACCAGTCCCCTCGTCGACCAGCAGGCCACCGGCTACAGCCTCCGCCAGGCGCTGCGCATGGTGCGCGCCGCCGCGCTCGCGCACCAGGACGAGAAGACGATCGAGACCACCGCCCGGGAATGGGGTTTCGACCGGGTGCGCCACCTCCACACCGCGTTCTGCCCGCCGTTCCCCCTCGCGGAGGCCCGGGCGTACACCCTCGGCGGGCGGCATGCGCTCGTCACCGCGTTCCGCGGCGCCGATCCCGCCGGGCTGCGGGGCTGGCTGTCGGAAGCCGCCACCCCGCCCTGGCCGGGCCCCGGCGGCCGGGGGTACGTCCACCACGGCTTCGCCGAGGCCCTGGAGTCGGTCTGGCCGCAGATCCTCACCGCGGTCAAGGAGCTCCGGGACGCCGACCAGGCGGTCTACTTCACCGGGCACGGCCTGGGCGGGGCGCTGGCGATGCTGGCCGGCGCCCGGCTGCACTTCGAGGACCCCCGCCTGACCGCCGACGGCGTCTACACCTTCGGCCAGCCCCGCACCTGCGACCCGGGCCTGGCCGGGGAGTTCAACGCCGCCTTCGCGGACCGGATGTACCGCTTCGTGAACCACCACGACCTGCTCCCCCAGCTCCCGGCCGAGCCGGCCTTCCGCCATGTCTCCGCGCTGCGCTACATCGACCCCCGGGGCGCGGTGCACAACACCATGCCGCTGCTCGGCGGCGCACTGGACCGCGGCCGGGGCCTGACCGCCGAGCTGCTGGCCCCCACCTCGGACGGCATCCGCGACCACGCCCTGGCCGGGTACGTCACGGCGTTGGAGAACGCGGCGCGCGAGCGGGACTGAGCCACAAGTCGCCCCGTATCGCGCCTAGTTCACTCCGCCTGGTTCACCGCTCCCGTCGGGGCGGTGAAGGGGACGGCGGCGGCGTGCGGGACGATCTCGACCTCGTCGCCGAGGGCCCACTCGGCGGCCCGGGAGGACATCGCGTGCGGGACGGTGTCGCTGATGCCGGGCGCCGCGGGGATGTCGTAGGTGGCGTGCGCGTCGTGCGGCAGGACGACGCGGTGGCCGCGGTCCAGGGCGGCCCGGGCGGTGGCCGCGACGCACATCTCGGAGAGCACCCCGCACACCGTCAGCTCCGTCACGCCCGCGTCGTCGAGTAGGGCGTCGAGCGGGGTGTCGGCGAAGCCGTCGTCCTCGGTCTTGCGGACCACGTGCTCGCGGGTGCCGGGCGTGACGGGCAGATGGAGCTCCCAGCCGGCGGTGCCCGGCTCGTCGACGGTGCCCGGCTCGCCGTCGTTCTGGAGGTGGACGACGAGGGCGCCGGCGGCCCGGGCCCGGGCGAGCAGGTCGCGGGTGCGGTCGAGGACCCGGGCCGCGTCGGGCACCGCTTCGCCGCCGGAGACGAACGCGCTCTGCACGTCGACGACGAGGAGTGCCTGGACGGGGCGTATCTGTGCGTCGGTCATGGTCTCCATGATCCATGGGCACGGCGCTGGGCCGGTCGGGCGGGAACGCTTCTGGCCGGGCACGCATGGTTGCCACAGGCATCGACCGGGCGGATCATCCGTAGGTGCTCCACGGTCGTGCGTACTCGCGTCCCCGCGTGGGCGCCGGGCCGGTGGGGCGCGGCATCCGATCCGCACCGCGACGACGCGAGGAGAGCACCGTGGAAGCTGTCACCGTCAACGGGCACTGCGCACCGGGGTACGAGGAGGTGCGGGCCGCCTTCGAGCGGAACTTCCGCGACCACGGGGAGGTCGGAGCGGCGGTCGCTGTGCTGGTGGACGGGGCGCCGGTGGTGGACCTGTGGGGCGGGCACGCGGACGCGGCCGGGAGCCGGCCGTGGGAGCGGGACACCCTGGTCAACGTCTACTCCACGTCCAAGGGGATGGCCGCGCTGTGCGCCCATCTCCTGGTGGACCGGGGCGAGTTGGACCTGGACGCGCCGGTCGCGCGCTATTGGCCGGAATTCGCCCGGGCCGGCAAGGAGGCCATACCGGTGCGCTGGCTGCTCAGCCACCGCGCCGGACTGCTGGCGCCCCGCGAGCCGCTGGCCGCGGGCCGGGCCTACGACTGGGAGTACGTCTGCGACGCCCTGGCGGCCACCCCGCCCTGGTGGGAGCCGGGGACCAAGCAGGGCTACCACGCGGTGACGTTCGGGTATCTGGTGGGCGAGGTGGTCCGGCGGATCACCGGGCAGTCGCTGGGCACGTTCCTGCGCGCGGAGGTCACCAGGCCGCTCGACGCCGACGTGTTCATCGGCACGCCGCCCGACGAGCAGCGGCGGTGCGCCGACATGATCGGGCAGCTCACCACCGACCTGCTCCGCGAGCGCTTCCCGGACCTGCCGACGCCGCCGGTCGGCGGGCTCGCCGACCACCCGCGGGCCGGTGTCGCACTGGCCCTGACGTACATCCCCACCGGCGACGTCAACAGCGCCGCCTACCGCGCGGCGGAGATCCCGTCCGGCAACGCGCACGCCTCGGCCCGCGGCCTGGCCGCCGTCTACGGGGCGCTGGTCGGCGGCGAACTGGTGCGGCCCGCCGCCCTGGAGGCGATGCGCAGCCCGCAGAGCCGGCCGGACGAGCCGGACCTCACGCTCGGCGGGCTCACCCCGGACGGCACCGCCGACGCGTTCCGCTGGGGGCTGGGCTACATGCTCAACGAGCGGGGGCAGGCGGGCCCCAACCCGGGGGCGTTCGGGCACGGCGGCGCGGGCGGCTCGTACGCCTTCGCGGACCCGGAGAACGGGCTGGCGTACGCCTACGTCATGAACCGCTTCGGGGGCGGCACCAGCGGCGAGGACCTGCGCAGCCGGTCGCTGGTGGAGGCGGCGTACGCGGCGCTGGCGGAGGCGCGCGGCTAGGGCCGGTCCGACGGGCCGGGGGGGGCGGACGGGGCCTCTTGCTGAGCGGCTTCCGGGCCGCCGCCTTCGCCCGGGGTGGAGCGATAATGGGGGGTGCGGCATGGATCCGTCCGGCGCCGCCGCGGACGGCGACGGTCCCGGGGAGAGGGCGTGGTGGCCATGGAAAGGGACACCGAGACGATTCACGAGGCGTACTCGTTCGTGTGTCTGCACTGCGGGCACGGGTGGGAGGAGGAGTACGAGATCCGGCACACCACCGATCTCGCGGGCCGTCGGCGCGCCGACTACTTCAACCACGGCCGTCGGGTGCCCTCTCCGCTGACCCGCGCGGACTGCCCGGGCTGCAACCGCGGACCGATCCGGATCCTGCGGCCCGGCCGGGTCAAGAACGCCCGGACCTACCTGGCCTGACCTGCCCGCATCGGGGCGCCCGGACCCGCTGCGATTCGGTAACGGAGGCCCACACTCCGTCATTCAGCCCGGCAAACGTTGCATATGCTCAGGTCGGGGGCCCGGCGGTCGGTTTCGGACACGCGAAACGGCCGGCGGCCGGGGCCTCGCGACCGATCGCCTCTCAGGGACCGCCCGGCTGGCCTCCCCTGAGCCTGGAAGACGCCGGAGTGGACCTTGACCGTGCAGAAGGGGGAGCCGCGCCCCCGCTCCCGTGTGCTCTCCGCGCTTCCGTACCTGGTCATGGCCGCGGTCAGCGCGGTGGACATCACCGCGGGCCCGGCCGTCGGCTTCCTGCCCCTGGTGTCGCTGGGGCCGGCGTTCGCCGGTCTGGTCGGCGGCTGGCGCCGGACGGCGCTGATCGGGCTGACCGCGGCCGTGCTCTGCGTGGGACTGGGCATCCACAGCGGGCTGTTCGAGAGCCGGCGCGGGCTGACCGCGCTGGTGTCGGTTGCGGGCGTGACCGCGGCCGGCGTGGTGGCCGCGGTGATGCGGCAGCGCCGGGAGGCCGAACTGGCCAACGTGCGGTCGATCGCCGAGGTCGCCCAGCGGGTGCTGCTGCGGCCGGTGCCGCGCAGCGCCGGTCCGCTGCGGATCGCGGTCTCGTACACCTCGGCGGTGGCCGAGGCCCGGATCGGCGGCGACCTCTACGAGGTGGTGACCTCGCCGGCCGGGGTGCGGATCATCGTCGGGGACGTGCAGGGCAAGGGCCTGGAGGCGGTGGAGAGCGCCGCGGTGGTGCTCGGCGCGTTCCGGGAGGCGGCGCACGACGAGGCGGACCTGTCGGCGGTCGGCGCCCGGGTCGAGCGGGCGCTCAACCGCCATCTGTCCGGGGAGCGGTTCGTGACCGCGGTGCTCGCCGAGATCGGCCGCGGCGGCGACGCCACGCTGCTGAACTTCGGCCACCCCGCCCCCCTGGTCGTCCGCCCGTCCGGCACGGTCGGCTACGCGGCGCCGCCGGAACGGGCGCTGCCGCTGGGCCTGTTGGAACACCGGCCGGACGCGCCGGTCCCGTACCGGGTGCCGTTCGCCCCCGGCGACCAACTGCTCTTCTACACCGACGGGGTCACCGAGGCGCGCGACTCGGCGGGCTGGTTCTATCCGCTCGACGAGCGGGCGACGCTGCTGAAGGACCCCGACCCGGAGGCGGCGTTGCAGGCGGTCCGGGAGGACGTCGTCGACCACGCGGAGGGGCCGCTGCACGACGACGCGGCGATGCTGCTGGTGCGGTACCGGGTGGGGCACCGGGACCCGGACCGGCCGGGCCCCGGCGGCGGTCAGGGCAGCGGCAGCCCGGTGTAGTTCTCGGCGAGTTCGGCGGCGGCGTGCCAGGAGCCGGCGATCCGGTCGAGCTGGGAGAGCTGGAGCCGGGTGTCGAAGTCGCTCTGGTCCGGGGCGGTGTGCAGGGTCGTGGTCATGAAGTGCGAGAAGTGCTCGGCGCGCCACACCCGGCGCAGGCAGGTCGCGGAGTAGGCGTCGAGCGGTTCCGTCGAGCCGGTGCGGTGCCACTGCGTCAGGGCGCGGGCCAGGACGGTGACGTCGGCCACGGCGAGGTTGAGACCCTTGGCCCCGGTGGGCGGGACGATGTGGGCGGCGTCGCCGGCCAGCAACACCCGGCCCCAGCGCATCGGTTCGGTCACCGCGCTGCGCAGCGGGAGGACCGCCTTGGCGGTGAGCGGGCCGCGGGCCAGTTTCCAGGGGACGGTGTCGACGGCGGTGCGGGCCGCCAGTTCGTCCCAGATCCGGTCGTCGGGCCAGTCGTCCGGGTCGGTGCCGTTGGGGACTTGGAGGTAGAGCCGGCTCACCGTCGGGGTGCGCATGCTGAGCAGGGCGAAGCCGCGGGGCGAGTGGGCGTAGACCAACTCGTCCTGGGACGGCGGGACGTCGGCGAGGACGCCGAGCCAGGAGTAGGGGTAGCTGCGGGTGTAGGTCCGGCGGGCGGACGTGGGGATCGCCTCTCGGGCGACGCCGTGGAAGCCGTCGCAGCCCGCGACGTAGCGGCAGGTGAGGGTGCGTGCGCGGCCGTCGTGGGTGTAGTGGATGCGGGGCCGGTCGGTGTCGGCGCCGGTCACCGCCCGCGCCCGGGCCTCGAACAGCAGCGGCGGGCCGCCTCGGAGTTGGAGCGCTATCAGGTCCTTGACGACCTCGGTCTGGGCGTAGACGGTGACCCGGCGGCCGTCGGTGAGCGTCGGGAAGTCCAGGCGGTGCGCGCGCCGGTCGTAGCGCAGCTCGATGCCGTCGTGGACCAGTCCCTCACGGTCCAGCCGCTCCCCCGCCCCGCAGGCCCGCAGGACGTCGGTGGTGCCCTGTTCGAGGATGCCGGCGCGCTGCCGCTGCTCGACGTAGGCGCGGTCCCGGCCCTCCAGGACCACGCAGTCGACGCCGGCGCGGTGCAGCAGCCGGGCGAGCAGCAGCCCGGCGGGGCCGCCGCCGATGATGCCGACGGTGGTCTCGTCCGGTGCGGTGGCGGTGCCGGGCATCAGTAGTCCGTTCCTGGGGCGGGCTGGGCGTGCAGCGGGGCGAGGTGGGCGAGCAGGGCGGCGAGGACCTCCGCGGGGCGTTCGACGCCGGCGAGGTGGGCGGCGCCGGACAGTTCGACGAGGCTGGCGTCCCGGATGCCGTCGGTGAGTTCGCGGGCGTGCGCGGGCGGGGTGGCCGGGTCGGCGCGGCCGGCCAGGACGAGGGTGGGGGCGGTGATCCGCGGCAGGGTGGAGCGCAGGTCGTAGGCGGCGAGGGCGTCGCAACAGGCCGCGTAGCCCTCGGGCGAGACGTCCTGGCGGAGGGCGGTGACGAGGGCGGTGGCCTCCGATGTCGTGGCGAAGGCGGGGGTGAACCAGCGGCCGGCCGCGCCGTCGGCGACCTGGTCCAGGCCCTTGGCGCGGACCAGGGCGGCCCGTTCCCGCCAGCCGGCCGGTTCGCCGAACCGGGCGGAGGAGCAGATCAGGGCGAGCGAGCTGATCCGGGTGGGGTGGTGGGCGGCGAGCCAGGCGCCGACCGCGCCGCCGAGCGAGACCCCGGCGTAGGCGAAGGCGTCCAGGCCGAGGGAGTCGGCGAGTTGCAGGACCAGGCCGGCGAGTTCGGGGATGGTGGTGGTGCCGGGGGTGGCCAGGACGTCGGTGGGGGTGCCGCCGTGGCCCGGGAGGTCCCAGCGGACGACGTGGAACCGGCGGGCCAGGGCCGGGAGTTGGGGCTCCCAGAGGGCGAGCGAGGTGCCGACGGAGGGGCCGAGGATCAGCGGCGGGGCGCCGGGCGGGCCGTCGGTGGCGTGGTGCAGTGCGGGGGCGGCGGGCGTCATGCGGGCTCCTGCGGTTCGTTCCGGCCTCCCACGTTGTCGGCTTTCCCGCCGAGGGGGGTGCCGGTTGCGCCTGCGGCGCGTTGTCCGCTGCGCGGGGCGTCGGGTGCGGTGACGGGTGTTCGGGTCCGGTGTCCCGGGCTGCTTCGCTCCACGTCCGGGACACCGGACCCGAACGCCCGTCACCTCCCGTTAGCTGGATGGGATTTCGGTGGGTGGGGGTGGCCGGGGTGGTCGTACCGAGGTTGTACCGCATCGGGGTCTTGGCCTCTCGCAGGGCCGCGGTCGGGTCGGCGCGTCCCGGGTGGGGGGTCAGCGGAAGGCGAGGAACACGGTCTCCTCGGGGGTGCCGTTCGGGGGCTGTTGGAGTTGTACGTCGAAGCGGTAGCGGGCGGGGCCGTCGGGGCGGGCCAGCAGGGTGGCGGCGCGTTTCGGGGGCAGCGTCGAGAGCAGCGGGTCGGCGGCGTGGGCCGCGGTGTGCTCGGGGAAGTAGGCGCGGGTGAACAGGTGGTGGAGCAGGCCGCGGGCGTGGACGATGACCGCGAGGTGGGGGGCGGCGTCCGGGCGGCCGGCGGGCGCGGCCGGACGCCGGGTGTGGAGCGCGTAGTGCCCGTCGGCGTCGGTGGGGACCCGGCCGAAGCCGGTGAAGCGCGTGCCGTCGCGGCGCAGTGAGCCGGGCTCGCGGGGCGGGCGGCCGTCGGGGCCGGGTTGCCAGAACTCCAGCAGGGCGTCGGCGACCGGTGCGCCCGTGCCGTCGCGGACGTGGCCGTGCACGGTGAGGGTGTCGGGGTGGCCGTCGGGCGCGATCCGGGCGCCGCCAGGGAAGGGCAGGGCGTGGCCGAAGAAGGGGCCGATGGTCTGGGCGGGCGTGGGGGCGAGCGGCCCGCGGTGGCCGGCGGCGGCCGGCATCAGCGGCTCCCCTCGGTCTGGGTGGCGGCGGGGCCGTCCAGGACGACGTCCCAGCGGTAGGCCAACGCGCCGCCCGGGACGGACCGTTGGTGGTCGTAGGCGGCGATCAGGCGGTGGCGGTCGGCGGCGTCCGGGACCGCGGCGAGGACCTGGTCGTACGGGAGGAGCGGGTCGCCGGGGAAGTACATCTGGGTGATCAGCCGCTGGGTGAAGGCGGTGCCGAAGAGGGAGAAGTGGAGGTGGGCGGCGCGCCAGGCGCTCTGGTCGGGGAGGGGGTAGGCGCCGGGTTTGACGGTGGTGAAGGCGTAGCGGCCGTGGTCGTCGGTGAGGCAGCGGCCGACGCCGGTGAAGTTGGGGTCCAGCGGCGCCGGGTGTCGGTCTCCTCGGTGGGCGTACCGGCCGGAGGCGTTGGCCTGCCAGATCTCGACGAGTTGGCCGCGGACGGGGCGGCCGGCGCGGTCCAGGACGCGGCCGGCGACGGTGACGCGCTCGCCGAGCGGGGCGCCGGAGTGCTGTCGGGTGAGGTCGGCGTCCAGGGCGTCGACGTCCGCGGGGCCGAAGACGGGGGCGGTCAGCTCGACCGCCTCGGGGTCGGTGGCGGCGGCGAGGGGATGGCGGGGCCGCCGGGGGTGGCGCTCGGGGGCTCCGCGGTACGGCTCGGGGGCCGGGGTGGGGAACGGCGGGGCGGAGGGGGGCGGTGCGGTCATGGTGCCCTTTCCTGCGGTGGACGGGTACGGACCGGTCGGCCGCCGGTGGCTCTCCGGCCGTGTCGGCGGACCGATTCCCTTCCAACTCCCTTCTGTGAGA includes the following:
- a CDS encoding ATP-binding protein produces the protein MTPPHRHYTVELPASAERVPQIRRIVAAHLRHWRLELEIPPMCEGVAELLTNVHRHIGPDARCVLELRWSGSHLTASVADGGPRLPRLEGATGGGLARIAALSDSWGTCATPDGKVIWFTRRVEAARAASVTPPVPPRGVPDAVGPAPVAEPPVAPGPSPSEASLV
- a CDS encoding lipase family protein translates to MTSPLVDQQATGYSLRQALRMVRAAALAHQDEKTIETTAREWGFDRVRHLHTAFCPPFPLAEARAYTLGGRHALVTAFRGADPAGLRGWLSEAATPPWPGPGGRGYVHHGFAEALESVWPQILTAVKELRDADQAVYFTGHGLGGALAMLAGARLHFEDPRLTADGVYTFGQPRTCDPGLAGEFNAAFADRMYRFVNHHDLLPQLPAEPAFRHVSALRYIDPRGAVHNTMPLLGGALDRGRGLTAELLAPTSDGIRDHALAGYVTALENAARERD
- a CDS encoding FAD binding domain-containing protein, coding for MRPFGYLRVDSVDEAVRAAAGQPGAQFLAGGTNLVDLMKLGVEAPRTLIDVSRLPLDRIEELPDGGLRIGATVRNADLAAAPAVRDRYPVLSQALLAGASGQLRNTATTGGNLLQRTRCTYFQDTAKPCNKRQPGSGCPAIEGAHRDLAVLGHSAHCVATQPSDMAVALAALDATVHLRGPEGERAVPAAEFHRLPGDTPERDTEIRLGELLTAVELPPARPGAHSRYRKARDRASFAFALASVAAVLAVRDGTVEHAALAFGGLAHRPWRARAAEAVLRGAPATEETFARAADAELAAAAPLRDNGFKVPLARALAVGVLVDLAARG
- a CDS encoding xanthine dehydrogenase family protein molybdopterin-binding subunit; its protein translation is MRHETPEPLTPPLPLGAPLVRREGREKVTGTARYAAEHTPPGCAYAWPVPATIARGRITAVDTRDALALPGVLAVLTHENAPRLGATDDATLALLQEDRVPHRGWYVALAVADTLETARDAAEAVRISYAADDHDVLLTADHPGLYVPDEVFGGPGARERGDFDAAFAAAPTTVDVTYTMSPLHNHPMEPHAATAQWTDGHLTVHDASQGATRVCEDLAALFKLGTDDITVVSEHVGGGFGSKGTPRPQVVLAAMAARYTGRPVKLALPRRQLAAVVGHRTPTIQRVRLGAGPDGVLTALGHESLSHTSTLAEFVEQAAIPARIMYTSPNSSTVHRVVALDVPTPSWMRAPGEAPGMYALESALDELAVALGLDPVELRVRNDTDTEPDTGRPFSSRHLVECLRRGAERFGWGTRDPRPAVRREGDLLLGTGVASATYPTFVSASTAQAHAAPDGGYRIRVNATDIGTGARTVLTQIAAAALGAPEDRVHVDIGSSDLPPAVLAGGSMGTASWGWAVHKACTALLDRLRDHEGPLPAEGLTVTRDTREETAEPSPYAQHAFGAVFAEVQVDTRTGEVRTRRLLGQYAAGRILNSRTARSQFIGGMTMGLGMALTEGSEIDPAFGDFTACDLATYHVPACADVPAIEAYWLDEEDPHLNPMGSKGIGEIGIVGTAAALGNAVWHATGVRLRELPLTPDKILTALA
- a CDS encoding isochorismatase family protein, producing the protein MTDAQIRPVQALLVVDVQSAFVSGGEAVPDAARVLDRTRDLLARARAAGALVVHLQNDGEPGTVDEPGTAGWELHLPVTPGTREHVVRKTEDDGFADTPLDALLDDAGVTELTVCGVLSEMCVAATARAALDRGHRVVLPHDAHATYDIPAAPGISDTVPHAMSSRAAEWALGDEVEIVPHAAAVPFTAPTGAVNQAE
- a CDS encoding 2Fe-2S iron-sulfur cluster-binding protein: MPPDEPGDDAGGPRPVNGRRSELSLTVNGTPHTVILDHRTTVLDLLREHLGLTGAKKGCDHGQCGACTVLVDGRRANSCLLLAVAHDGRRITTIEGLADGDRLHPLQEAFLDRDALQCGYCTPGQICSALGVLAEAAAGFPSHVTPHTARSGAPVALTADEIRERMSGNLCRCGAYPRIVEAVADAAGVPDVRAEVGGA